TCCGGCCAGCATCGGCCCGGGGATCACGTGCGCTGGGCCGGCGAGGACATCGCCGCCGGAGGGTCGGTGCTGCGGCAAGGCCACCGCCTGGAGCCCGCCGACCTGGGGCTCATCGCCTCCCTGGGTCTGGCCGAGGTGTGCGTGCGCCGCCAGCCGAAGGTCGCCTTCTTCTCCACGGGTGACGAGCTGCAGGGCCTGGGCCAGCCCCTGACCCCGGGCATGATCTACGACAGCAACCGCTACACCTTGCACGCCATGCTGGAGGGGCTGTCGGTCCGGATCCTGGATCGGGGCACCGTGCCCGACGATCCCCAGGCCCTGGAGACGGTCCTGACCGGCCTGGCCGGCCAGGCCGACCTTGTTCTGTCCACCGGCGGCGTGTCGGTGGGCGCCGCTGACTACGTCACCGCGACCCTGCAGCGGCTGGGCGAGATCTTCTTCTGGAAGATCGCCATGAAGCCCGGCAAGCCCCTCCTGTTCGGCCGGGTCGGCTCGGCCCTGTTCTTCGGCCTGCCAGGCAACCCGGTGTCGGTGCTGGCCACCTTCATGGTGCTGGTCCGGGGCGCCATCCTGCGCCTGGCCGGCGAAGAGCCGCCGCCCAGGCTGCGGCTGCGGGCCCACGCCGCCCAGGCGCTGATCAAAGGCCGCCGCCGCACCGACTTCCAGCGGGGCATCCTGGAGCAGGGCGCCGATGGCCGGCTGCTGGTACGGACCACCGGCATGCAGGGCTCCCACATGCTGAGCTCCATGAGCCGCGCCAACTGCTTTCTGCA
The nucleotide sequence above comes from Thermodesulfobacteriota bacterium. Encoded proteins:
- the glp gene encoding gephyrin-like molybdotransferase Glp, which translates into the protein MRPAALLREAEDQPIALSVEEARAAIAAQVQPVTGHERLGLRSALGRVLAHDLFAPGPLPPWTTSAMDGYALHSRDLPALSDTMLAVIGRALAGHPFAGAVGPGECVQIMTGAVLPAGCDTVLRQEDVERLGDSIRVQSGQHRPGDHVRWAGEDIAAGGSVLRQGHRLEPADLGLIASLGLAEVCVRRQPKVAFFSTGDELQGLGQPLTPGMIYDSNRYTLHAMLEGLSVRILDRGTVPDDPQALETVLTGLAGQADLVLSTGGVSVGAADYVTATLQRLGEIFFWKIAMKPGKPLLFGRVGSALFFGLPGNPVSVLATFMVLVRGAILRLAGEEPPPRLRLRAHAAQALIKGRRRTDFQRGILEQGADGRLLVRTTGMQGSHMLSSMSRANCFLQLPAGVSSIDQDEEVEVLPFNTISWGAG